Below is a genomic region from Candidatus Parvarchaeota archaeon.
TTTCAGCCTCAAGCCGCTCAAGCTTTGCCCCTGACATGTCAACAAACTTCATGCCAGCTGCAAAAGCGGGATGGACTTTTTTAATCTCAAGGAACATGTTCTGCACCATGCGCCTGTAGTCAATGTGCCCTTGGGGCATGGAGCGCAGCTCAATAAGATGATACGCCTCGCGAAGGTTCAGGTTTATGTTCCAGCGCAACCTAAAGCCCATTGGGACTACGTATTGGGCCTCAAGTGGCATTTTTGCAGCAATTTTTTTGTAGACAGAGGAGGAGAAATTGACTGCCTCCATAACCTGCTTCCCAAAGCCTGCCTGCACAAGCTCAGGGGGCAGCTCAAAGCCATGGTAGACTGAAAGCGGCTGGCGGGTTTGGGTCATGAGCCTGTGGCGGTGCAAGTCGCGGTACATTCCAAAGTTTCCGCAAAGCGAGAATGCGTAATGGCAGTGCTCAAATGCGCGCCCAGGCTTGTGCCTTCTGTTTCCCCTGCTGCCAGCATATGCAGAAATTATGCTTTCTTTTTGCCCCTGGCTTAGGGATTTTGCCATTGCATAAAGCTCGGACAGTGACCTGTCAGAGTGCTCAAAGAGGATTGCTGCAACAACCTTGTTTTCAGCGTCATCAGAGAAATGGACAAGTTGCACGTCTTGCCTGCTTTCCTGGTTATCATAAAGCTTAAGGCCGTGCTCCTCAACTTGTTTTGAAACAGACTGGCAGGTGGCTTTCAGGTAAGCCTGGGTTGAAAGGCCATATGCAT
It encodes:
- a CDS encoding thymidylate synthase, with protein sequence VYFNQKEDGKYRYVREPAIMDSEFASEYLQACDLLFDTYSSLIEPMTQQVQKEFPNDASASQRAYASAVRAKVCDVLRCLLPASTMTNTGIYGNGRAFEYLLLKMYSSQLGEIRQAAQSAHQQLGLMIPSFVKRANDAYGLSTQAYLKATCQSVSKQVEEHGLKLYDNQESRQDVQLVHFSDDAENKVVAAILFEHSDRSLSELYAMAKSLSQGQKESIISAYAGSRGNRRHKPGRAFEHCHYAFSLCGNFGMYRDLHRHRLMTQTRQPLSVYHGFELPPELVQAGFGKQVMEAVNFSSSVYKKIAAKMPLEAQYVVPMGFRLRWNINLNLREAYHLIELRSMPQGHIDYRRMVQNMFLEIKKVHPAFAAGMKFVDMSGAKLERLEAEKNIDKRIEEINKKYGTR